Proteins from a single region of Bos indicus x Bos taurus breed Angus x Brahman F1 hybrid chromosome 29, Bos_hybrid_MaternalHap_v2.0, whole genome shotgun sequence:
- the ARL2 gene encoding ADP-ribosylation factor-like protein 2 isoform X1, with the protein MQETKWTGVQSLRGKIPWTGNGNPSQGLDNAGKTTILKKFNGEDIDTISPTLGFNIKTLEHRGFKLNIWDVGGQKSLRSYWRNYFESTDGLIWVVDSADRQRMQDCQRELQNLLVEERLAGATLLIFANKQDLPGALSSNAIREALELDSIRSHHWCIQGCSAVTGENLLPGIDWLLDDISSRIFMAD; encoded by the exons atgcaggagacgaaatGGACGGGTGTTCAGTCCCTacgtgggaagatcccctggacaggaaatggcaacccctccca GGGCCTGGACAATGCTGGCAAGACGACCATCCTCAAGAAGTTCAACGGTGAAGACATCGACACCATCTCCCCCACACTGGGCTTCAACATCAAGACCTTGGAGCACCGAGG ATTCAAGCTGAACATTTGGGATGTGGGCGGCCAGAAGTCCCTGCGGTCCTACTGGCGGAACTACTTTGAGAGCACCGACGGCCTCATCTGGGTGGTGGACAGCGCCGACCGCCAACGCATGCAGGACTGCCAGCGGGAGCTCCAGAACCTGTTGGTGGAGGAG CGCCTGGCCGGAGCGACCCTCCTCATCTTTGCCAACAAGCAAGACCTGCCCGGAGCACTGTCCTCTAACGCCATCCGCGAG gccctggagctggactccatcCGTAGCCACCACTGGTGCATCCAGGGCTGCAGCGCCGTCACCGGGGAGAACCTGCTGCCTGGCATCGACTGGCTCCTGGATGACATCTCCAGCCGCATCTTCATGGCCGACTGA
- the ARL2 gene encoding ADP-ribosylation factor-like protein 2 isoform X2: MGLLTILKKMKQKERELRLLMLGLDNAGKTTILKKFNGEDIDTISPTLGFNIKTLEHRGFKLNIWDVGGQKSLRSYWRNYFESTDGLIWVVDSADRQRMQDCQRELQNLLVEERLAGATLLIFANKQDLPGALSSNAIREALELDSIRSHHWCIQGCSAVTGENLLPGIDWLLDDISSRIFMAD, encoded by the exons ATGGGGCTTCTGACCATACTGAAGAAGATGAAGCAGAAAGAGCGGGAGCTGCGACTGCTCATGCT GGGCCTGGACAATGCTGGCAAGACGACCATCCTCAAGAAGTTCAACGGTGAAGACATCGACACCATCTCCCCCACACTGGGCTTCAACATCAAGACCTTGGAGCACCGAGG ATTCAAGCTGAACATTTGGGATGTGGGCGGCCAGAAGTCCCTGCGGTCCTACTGGCGGAACTACTTTGAGAGCACCGACGGCCTCATCTGGGTGGTGGACAGCGCCGACCGCCAACGCATGCAGGACTGCCAGCGGGAGCTCCAGAACCTGTTGGTGGAGGAG CGCCTGGCCGGAGCGACCCTCCTCATCTTTGCCAACAAGCAAGACCTGCCCGGAGCACTGTCCTCTAACGCCATCCGCGAG gccctggagctggactccatcCGTAGCCACCACTGGTGCATCCAGGGCTGCAGCGCCGTCACCGGGGAGAACCTGCTGCCTGGCATCGACTGGCTCCTGGATGACATCTCCAGCCGCATCTTCATGGCCGACTGA